In Terriglobales bacterium, a single window of DNA contains:
- the cysS gene encoding cysteine--tRNA ligase, with translation MPLQLFNTLSGKTETFEPSQDKLVRMYSCGPTVYDYGHIGNFRTFIMVDLLRRFLRQSGYQLKHVMNITDVDDKIIRNAAKENVDVHTYTAKYEKAFLEDSQILNLEKPEQMARATEHISEMADFIAALEKKGYAYRTDDGSYYFRIAKFPEYGKLSKKDFEGIENGARVDVDEYEKDNARDFALWKAPKPGEAQWQTSIGPGRPGWHIECSVMAMKYLGESFDIHLGGEDLIFPHHENEIAQSEALTGKPFVHFWVHVRFLLVEGKKMSKSLGNFFTLRDLILLKHKPSSIRYLLASVPFRKQLNFTFDGLRQAAASVERLREFKLRMEKGNFPDTGSPEFADLAKVGLQKMREALEDDLNTAEALAAIFEMIRQANAAADAGKLGKQDVTQLLHTLEQFDQIFDVVRDNDAEKIHQIAEWAREQGKEIELPQAKNQISDAQVESLIAERAKAKAARDFARSDAIRKQLADAGIILEDTKDGVRWKRA, from the coding sequence ATGCCGTTGCAACTGTTCAATACCCTCTCCGGCAAGACGGAAACTTTTGAGCCGTCGCAGGACAAGCTCGTGCGCATGTACTCCTGCGGCCCGACCGTGTACGACTACGGCCACATCGGTAACTTCCGCACGTTCATCATGGTGGACCTGCTGCGCCGCTTCCTGCGTCAAAGTGGATACCAGCTCAAGCATGTCATGAACATCACCGATGTGGATGACAAGATCATCCGCAACGCGGCGAAAGAGAACGTGGACGTGCATACCTACACGGCAAAATATGAGAAGGCTTTTCTGGAGGATTCGCAGATCTTGAACCTGGAGAAGCCGGAGCAGATGGCGCGCGCCACCGAGCATATCAGCGAGATGGCCGATTTTATTGCGGCGCTGGAGAAAAAAGGCTATGCCTACCGCACCGACGACGGCTCCTATTATTTCCGCATTGCCAAGTTTCCTGAGTACGGCAAGCTTTCCAAAAAAGACTTCGAAGGCATAGAAAATGGCGCGCGCGTGGATGTAGATGAATACGAGAAAGATAACGCCCGCGACTTTGCTTTATGGAAAGCCCCTAAACCGGGCGAGGCCCAGTGGCAAACCAGCATCGGTCCGGGAAGGCCGGGCTGGCACATCGAGTGCTCGGTCATGGCGATGAAGTATCTGGGCGAGAGCTTCGACATTCATCTGGGCGGGGAAGACCTGATTTTTCCCCATCACGAAAACGAAATTGCGCAATCAGAGGCGCTCACGGGAAAGCCTTTCGTGCACTTCTGGGTGCATGTGCGCTTTTTGCTGGTGGAAGGCAAGAAGATGTCCAAGAGCCTGGGCAATTTTTTTACTCTTCGCGACCTGATTCTGCTGAAACATAAGCCTTCTTCTATCCGCTATCTGCTGGCTTCAGTACCTTTCCGGAAGCAGCTCAACTTTACCTTCGATGGACTCAGACAGGCGGCTGCTTCGGTTGAGCGATTGCGTGAATTCAAGTTGCGCATGGAAAAGGGCAATTTTCCCGACACAGGTAGCCCAGAGTTCGCCGATTTGGCCAAAGTGGGACTGCAAAAAATGCGTGAGGCACTCGAAGATGACCTGAACACCGCAGAGGCGCTGGCAGCGATTTTCGAGATGATCCGCCAGGCAAACGCGGCAGCAGATGCAGGCAAACTCGGCAAGCAGGATGTGACGCAATTGCTGCATACGTTGGAGCAGTTCGACCAAATCTTCGACGTCGTGCGTGACAATGACGCGGAAAAAATCCACCAGATTGCCGAGTGGGCGCGAGAGCAAGGGAAAGAAATCGAATTACCTCAAGCCAAAAACCAAATTTCCGATGCGCAGGTGGAAAGCTTGATTGCCGAACGCGCCAAGGCAAAAGCTGCGCGCGATTTTGCCCGTTCAGATGCTATTCGCAAACAACTGGCCGACGCCGGGATCATTTTGGAAGATACGAAAGATGGAGTGCGCTGGAAACGCGCTTAA
- a CDS encoding acetyl ornithine aminotransferase family protein has translation MTSTAILTSAGPKIKTQLPGPNARRVLEADARLISPSYTRSYPLVAKRGRGVIVEDVDGNEFLDFSAGIAVVSTGHCHPEVVAAIQKQAGELIHMSGTDFYYESMTTLAERLSKVAPMKGPHRVYYGNSGTEAIEAALKLARYHTKRQGIIAFYGAFHGRTMGALSLTASKPQQRRRFAPLVPGVTHVPYPNLYRRPEGSDAKQYAMDCARFIEEKLFKTTLPPEEVAAIFVEAIQGEGGYVVAPAEFMQELRRICDKHGILLVVDEVQSGSGRTGKWWAVEHTGVEPDIITVAKGIASGMPLGITITRAEIMDWVPGSHASTFGGNPVCIAAALATMDVLEREGIQNAAEVGDYMMQRMKPWVEKHAVIGDVRGRGLMIGVEITRDKKARTPASDVRDKIVELAFERGVLFLGAGESSVRISPPLIVSREQADIAMTVLEECIVLAGK, from the coding sequence ATGACCTCTACAGCTATTTTGACTTCGGCGGGACCGAAGATTAAGACGCAACTGCCGGGTCCTAATGCCCGCCGCGTGCTGGAAGCAGACGCACGGTTGATTTCGCCTTCTTATACACGCTCGTATCCGCTGGTGGCCAAGCGCGGCCGGGGCGTGATCGTTGAAGATGTTGACGGCAACGAGTTCCTCGATTTTTCCGCAGGTATTGCCGTGGTTTCCACCGGCCACTGCCATCCGGAAGTTGTGGCGGCCATTCAAAAGCAGGCCGGCGAACTCATCCACATGTCAGGCACAGATTTCTATTACGAAAGCATGACCACGCTGGCGGAGCGCCTTTCGAAGGTCGCTCCCATGAAGGGGCCGCATCGCGTGTATTACGGCAACTCAGGCACGGAAGCCATTGAAGCTGCATTGAAGCTGGCGCGGTATCACACCAAGAGGCAAGGGATCATCGCCTTCTATGGAGCTTTTCACGGCCGCACCATGGGTGCGCTTTCGCTGACGGCCTCCAAGCCGCAGCAGCGCCGGCGCTTTGCGCCACTGGTTCCAGGCGTGACCCACGTGCCTTATCCCAATCTCTATCGCCGTCCAGAGGGCAGTGACGCAAAGCAGTACGCCATGGATTGCGCGCGCTTCATTGAAGAGAAGCTGTTCAAGACCACGCTGCCTCCGGAAGAGGTTGCGGCAATTTTTGTGGAAGCGATCCAGGGCGAAGGCGGATACGTTGTGGCCCCCGCGGAATTCATGCAGGAGCTGCGGCGCATCTGCGACAAGCACGGCATTCTGCTGGTGGTGGATGAAGTCCAATCGGGCAGCGGGCGCACCGGCAAATGGTGGGCGGTCGAACACACCGGCGTTGAACCCGACATCATTACGGTTGCCAAGGGAATCGCCTCCGGCATGCCGCTGGGCATCACCATCACGCGCGCCGAAATCATGGACTGGGTACCAGGTTCGCACGCATCTACCTTCGGAGGTAATCCGGTATGCATCGCGGCAGCGCTCGCAACCATGGATGTGCTGGAGCGCGAAGGTATTCAAAACGCTGCCGAGGTCGGCGATTACATGATGCAGCGCATGAAGCCCTGGGTGGAAAAACATGCTGTAATCGGCGATGTGCGCGGACGCGGCCTGATGATCGGTGTGGAGATCACGCGAGACAAAAAAGCCCGAACGCCGGCGTCAGACGTACGCGACAAAATTGTTGAGCTGGCCTTCGAGCGCGGTGTGCTGTTTCTGGGTGCGGGAGAGAGCTCAGTGCGGATTTCGCCTCCGCTGATCGTAAGCCGAGAGCAGGCCGATATTGCCATGACTGTGCTGGAAGAGTGCATTGTGTTGGCGGGCAAATAA
- a CDS encoding transglutaminase-like domain-containing protein, protein MLRKIAVLSVFVCCSLWASAQQTRHFTFHYEFTVRNLTPGAPVHVWIPLAHSDEFQVVRVLSTSGDLPLKKTQEKEYGNWMLYASTEKATKPEYKFSADYDVVRREHLSTPASAKTVSLSTHERQRLLEADKLVPITGLPAELATKETVNAKTDEEKARAIYDYVLSNMRYDKTGTGWGHGDTLYACSAKKGNCTDFHSLFISMARSQQIPAKFEIGFPLPADKSSSEIAGYHCWAEFYLQQRGWVPVDISEAWKHQEKRDYFFGAHDTNRVQFTVGRDLTLNPPQAGAPLNYFVYPYVEVDGKEYINVATLFSFSNVSDTKTKQASTRTGTAAMAQAPAHHESVVNP, encoded by the coding sequence ATGCTACGAAAAATTGCGGTTCTCTCTGTCTTCGTTTGCTGCAGCCTATGGGCCTCAGCGCAGCAGACACGCCATTTCACCTTCCACTACGAGTTTACCGTCAGGAACCTCACGCCCGGCGCTCCTGTTCATGTATGGATTCCGCTCGCGCATTCCGACGAATTTCAGGTGGTCCGTGTGCTTTCAACTTCGGGCGATTTGCCGCTGAAAAAGACGCAGGAAAAAGAATACGGCAACTGGATGCTGTATGCCTCAACCGAAAAAGCCACCAAGCCGGAGTACAAGTTTTCCGCGGATTATGACGTTGTGCGCCGTGAGCACCTCAGTACGCCAGCTTCGGCCAAAACCGTGAGTCTCTCTACCCACGAGCGCCAGCGGCTTCTGGAAGCCGACAAGCTTGTTCCCATTACCGGCCTTCCGGCTGAGCTGGCGACGAAAGAAACTGTGAATGCCAAGACCGATGAAGAAAAGGCCCGTGCTATTTACGACTACGTCCTGAGCAACATGCGTTATGACAAGACCGGCACCGGATGGGGCCATGGCGATACCCTCTACGCCTGCAGTGCCAAAAAAGGAAATTGCACCGATTTTCATTCACTGTTCATTTCCATGGCGCGCTCACAGCAGATTCCAGCGAAGTTTGAGATCGGGTTCCCGCTACCGGCCGACAAAAGCTCTTCCGAAATTGCCGGCTATCACTGCTGGGCGGAGTTTTATTTGCAACAAAGAGGTTGGGTCCCGGTGGATATTTCCGAGGCCTGGAAGCACCAGGAAAAGCGCGATTACTTCTTCGGAGCGCACGATACCAACCGCGTGCAATTCACTGTAGGACGCGATTTAACGCTCAACCCGCCTCAAGCCGGTGCGCCCTTGAACTATTTTGTCTATCCCTATGTGGAGGTGGATGGCAAAGAGTATATCAACGTTGCAACCTTGTTTTCCTTCAGTAACGTGAGTGATACGAAGACAAAACAAGCTTCAACTCGAACTGGGACTGCCGCTATGGCGCAGGCGCCGGCCCACCACGAAAGTGTAGTGAATCCATGA
- a CDS encoding EamA family transporter yields the protein MTPKERQHRFRVFFAFCLVYFFWGSTYIGIRIAVEHIPPALLSGTRFVAAGIIMLVYCALSGRRIRLTMKDALLLLVMGVLLLTGGNMLLAYSEQYLPSGLAALIVAVVPLWVALIDGLILRGERLKGWGWMGLALGFVGLIVLLWPQLAPVIRLGLPQNSLNKMFLLSSGALIFGSLCWSVGSIISRRTQLAVDPFAATAWEMTLGGVVNMIIAFALNDQHKVVWTARGVGATVYLTIFGSLVGFTAYIWLLEHVPTAKVATYAYVNPVVAVLLGWLILHEEVNRYILLGAVIIVSAVVLVTGSKLKAQVAPAAKILPACEAEA from the coding sequence ATGACACCCAAAGAGCGCCAACACCGGTTCCGCGTTTTCTTCGCGTTTTGTCTCGTGTATTTCTTTTGGGGATCAACCTATATCGGCATCCGCATTGCGGTCGAACATATTCCTCCGGCTCTGCTGAGCGGCACTCGATTTGTGGCGGCTGGAATTATTATGCTCGTCTATTGCGCGTTGAGCGGCCGCCGCATTCGCCTGACGATGAAAGATGCACTCCTGCTGCTGGTTATGGGTGTGCTGCTGCTCACCGGCGGCAACATGCTGCTGGCCTATTCGGAACAATATCTCCCCAGCGGATTGGCCGCGTTGATTGTTGCCGTGGTCCCACTCTGGGTAGCTTTGATTGACGGTCTTATCTTGCGTGGCGAGCGGCTGAAAGGTTGGGGCTGGATGGGCCTGGCCCTTGGCTTTGTCGGTCTCATTGTTCTGCTGTGGCCACAGCTTGCGCCTGTCATCCGGCTGGGCTTGCCTCAGAATTCTCTGAATAAGATGTTTCTCTTGAGCAGCGGCGCATTGATATTTGGCAGCTTGTGCTGGAGCGTGGGCTCCATCATCTCGCGCAGAACGCAACTTGCGGTTGATCCCTTCGCCGCTACAGCCTGGGAGATGACCCTCGGCGGGGTGGTGAACATGATCATCGCTTTCGCTTTGAATGATCAGCACAAGGTCGTGTGGACAGCGCGGGGCGTCGGGGCCACGGTCTATTTAACCATCTTCGGCTCGCTGGTCGGATTCACCGCTTACATCTGGCTGCTCGAGCATGTACCCACAGCCAAGGTTGCTACCTATGCTTATGTCAATCCGGTGGTGGCGGTTTTGCTGGGCTGGCTGATTCTGCACGAGGAGGTCAACCGCTACATTCTTTTGGGGGCGGTGATCATCGTGAGCGCGGTTGTGCTGGTGACGGGCTCCAAGCTGAAGGCGCAAGTTGCTCCGGCGGCTAAAATTTTACCTGCCTGCGAAGCCGAAGCATGA
- a CDS encoding CDP-alcohol phosphatidyltransferase family protein, which produces MISQLRAAPNQLTLLRLIFIPFVVIAVMEGHDHMALALFLVAGISDALDGLLARVLKQQTALGLYLDPIADKLLLSTLFLALSFLHRIPWYVTVLVFSRDIGILIVSTLLYATNTLRDLRPSIFGKMNTVAQVGTIFLVLFYPVASMDWVKATMQASFRVTFALTLISWIHYTFVVGRRLRHSGSPSSS; this is translated from the coding sequence ATGATTTCGCAATTGCGTGCTGCTCCCAACCAACTCACGCTTCTGCGCCTCATCTTTATTCCATTTGTGGTGATTGCGGTCATGGAAGGCCACGACCATATGGCGCTGGCGCTGTTTTTGGTTGCAGGAATCAGCGATGCGCTCGATGGGCTGCTGGCTCGGGTTCTGAAGCAGCAAACCGCTCTCGGGCTTTATCTCGATCCCATTGCCGACAAGCTTTTGCTCAGCACTTTATTTCTGGCGCTTTCATTTTTGCACAGGATTCCGTGGTATGTGACCGTGCTGGTTTTCAGCCGCGACATCGGCATCCTGATCGTCAGCACGCTGCTCTATGCCACCAACACATTACGCGACCTGCGCCCCAGCATCTTCGGAAAAATGAACACTGTGGCGCAGGTCGGAACAATATTTCTCGTATTGTTTTACCCCGTCGCTTCCATGGACTGGGTAAAAGCCACCATGCAAGCCAGCTTTCGTGTGACCTTTGCGCTCACGCTGATCTCATGGATTCACTACACTTTCGTGGTGGGCCGGCGCCTGCGCCATAGCGGCAGTCCCAGTTCGAGTTGA